A genomic stretch from Acidobacteriota bacterium includes:
- a CDS encoding LD-carboxypeptidase, producing the protein MRNVPIARLPPPVLPGDKVGVAALSGPADPVRLEAGLAALRDLGFEPVVAANAFDRSGLFAGNDGHRLESFHQLLRNPEIKAVFFVRGGYGLMRLLPRIDWDLLGSEPRAFIGYSDLTPLLWQIVERFGWVTFHGPMVAADLARGLTKMERISLLDALAGRGPFLVPLASAGGEPAEEMTEGPLVGGCLSMLTALLGTPYFPSLRGRILFWEDIDEPLYRLDRMLTHLRLSGSLSDLRAMVIGHLTCSDGSASERWRCRLEEAVKGFPWPVFWGLECGHQAPNRTLPMGLQARLEMAAGRMELFEA; encoded by the coding sequence ATGAGAAACGTTCCCATCGCCCGCTTGCCGCCGCCGGTTCTGCCCGGCGACAAGGTTGGCGTCGCCGCCCTTTCCGGCCCGGCCGACCCGGTTCGGCTGGAAGCGGGCCTGGCGGCTCTTCGCGATCTCGGCTTCGAGCCGGTGGTGGCGGCCAACGCCTTCGATCGCTCCGGCCTGTTCGCCGGCAATGACGGCCACCGCCTGGAGTCCTTCCACCAACTGCTGCGGAATCCGGAGATCAAGGCCGTCTTCTTCGTGCGCGGCGGCTACGGCTTGATGCGCCTGCTGCCGAGAATCGACTGGGATCTGCTCGGCAGCGAGCCGCGGGCCTTCATCGGTTACTCGGACCTCACGCCGCTGCTCTGGCAGATCGTCGAACGCTTCGGCTGGGTGACCTTTCACGGCCCGATGGTGGCGGCGGATCTGGCCCGCGGCTTGACGAAGATGGAACGCATCTCGCTGCTCGACGCGCTGGCCGGCCGCGGCCCGTTTCTCGTGCCCCTGGCCTCCGCAGGCGGCGAGCCGGCGGAGGAGATGACCGAGGGTCCGCTGGTGGGAGGCTGCCTTTCGATGCTGACGGCGCTCCTCGGCACGCCGTATTTCCCTTCCCTAAGGGGCCGGATTCTCTTTTGGGAGGACATCGACGAGCCGCTCTATCGCCTCGACCGAATGTTGACCCATCTGCGGCTCTCCGGTAGCCTGAGCGATCTCCGCGCCATGGTCATCGGCCATCTCACCTGCTCCGACGGCAGCGCTTCCGAGCGCTGGAGGTGCCGATTGGAGGAGGCCGTGAAAGGGTTTCCCTGGCCGGTGTTTTGGGGGCTGGAATGTGGGCACCAAGCGCCCAACCGGACCCTTCCCATGGGATTGCAGGCGCGCCTGGAGATGGCGGCGGGCCGAATGGAGTTGTTCGAGGCTTGA
- the uvrB gene encoding excinuclease ABC subunit UvrB produces MNRFALVSPFSPSGDQPQAIEQLVQGVRSRLGEQVLLGVTGSGKTFTMAKVIEELNRPTLILSHNKTLAAQLFQEFRSFFPNNAVEYFVSYYDYYQPEAYVPASDTYIEKETSINEEIDRLRLRATKSLFERRDVLIVASVSCIYGLGSPETFFGMLHFFEVGDEAGMEEGLEKLVRMQYQRTPFDLYHGSFRVRGDVLEIQPAYEEIGVRVEYFGDEIERISRFDPLRGDVLQEVEKVGIFPKTHYVTPKERLLKAIDGIQLELAERLAELSDQDRLLEFQRLEQRTRFDLEMLREIGYCHGIENYSRHLSGRQPGEPPPTLLDYFPEDFLLVVDESHQTVPQVRGMYYGDRSRKETLVAHGFRLPSARDNRPLTVEEFDDRVGQRIYVSATPAPWELERVEGVVAEQLIRPTGLLDPPIEVRPARGQVDDLLAEVRRVAERGERVLVTTLTKRMAEELTQYFSELQVRVRYMHSDIDTMERVEIVTALRRGEFDVLVGINLLREGLDLPEVALVAILDADKEGFLRSETSLIQTAGRAARNLEGRVIFYADQVTRSMQHAIDEGRRRREVQQAYNSEHGIEPKTILKDVHNPLVALSNLDAYAPDPRLLAEVAEGDEVPLPKRIARLEKAMKEAAKKLEFEEAAALRDQVKELKELQIYGS; encoded by the coding sequence ATGAATCGTTTCGCACTCGTTTCGCCCTTCTCGCCCAGCGGCGACCAGCCGCAGGCCATCGAGCAGTTGGTGCAGGGGGTGCGGTCCAGACTCGGCGAGCAGGTGCTCCTCGGGGTCACCGGATCCGGCAAGACCTTCACCATGGCGAAGGTGATCGAGGAACTCAACCGGCCGACCCTGATCCTGTCCCACAACAAGACCCTGGCGGCGCAGCTCTTTCAGGAGTTCCGGAGCTTTTTCCCCAACAACGCCGTCGAGTACTTCGTCTCCTACTACGACTACTACCAGCCGGAAGCCTATGTACCGGCGTCAGACACCTACATCGAGAAGGAAACCTCCATCAACGAGGAGATCGACCGCTTGCGCCTGCGCGCCACCAAGTCGCTGTTCGAGCGTCGCGACGTGCTGATCGTGGCGTCCGTATCGTGCATCTACGGCCTCGGCTCGCCGGAGACCTTCTTCGGCATGCTGCACTTTTTCGAGGTTGGCGACGAGGCGGGGATGGAAGAAGGGCTCGAAAAGCTGGTGCGCATGCAGTACCAGCGCACGCCCTTCGACCTCTATCACGGCTCATTTCGAGTGCGCGGCGACGTGCTGGAGATCCAGCCGGCCTACGAGGAGATCGGCGTGCGGGTGGAGTACTTCGGCGACGAGATCGAGCGCATCAGCCGCTTCGACCCGCTGCGCGGCGACGTCCTACAGGAAGTAGAGAAGGTGGGGATCTTCCCCAAGACCCACTACGTCACCCCCAAGGAGCGGCTGCTCAAGGCGATCGACGGCATCCAGCTCGAGTTGGCCGAACGCCTGGCGGAGTTGTCGGACCAGGACCGACTGCTGGAGTTCCAGCGCCTCGAACAGCGCACCCGCTTCGACCTCGAAATGTTGCGCGAGATCGGCTACTGCCACGGCATCGAGAATTACTCCCGCCATCTCTCCGGCCGGCAGCCCGGGGAGCCGCCGCCAACCCTGTTGGACTACTTCCCGGAGGATTTTCTGCTGGTGGTGGACGAGAGCCATCAGACGGTGCCGCAGGTGCGGGGCATGTACTACGGCGACCGCAGCCGCAAGGAAACCCTGGTGGCGCACGGCTTCCGGTTGCCGAGCGCGCGCGACAACCGCCCGCTCACCGTCGAGGAGTTCGACGACCGGGTGGGCCAGCGCATCTACGTGTCGGCGACGCCGGCGCCGTGGGAGCTGGAGCGGGTGGAAGGGGTGGTGGCGGAGCAGCTCATCCGGCCGACGGGCCTGCTCGATCCGCCGATCGAAGTGCGGCCCGCCCGCGGCCAGGTGGACGACCTCTTGGCGGAGGTGCGGCGGGTGGCGGAGCGCGGTGAGCGGGTGTTGGTGACCACCCTCACCAAGCGCATGGCGGAGGAACTGACCCAGTACTTCTCCGAGCTGCAGGTGCGGGTGCGCTACATGCACTCGGACATCGACACCATGGAACGGGTCGAGATCGTCACCGCCCTGCGGCGCGGGGAGTTCGACGTGCTGGTCGGTATCAACCTGCTGCGCGAGGGCCTCGACCTGCCGGAAGTGGCGCTGGTGGCGATTCTCGATGCGGACAAGGAGGGCTTCCTGCGCTCCGAGACCTCCCTGATCCAAACCGCCGGCCGCGCCGCCCGCAACCTCGAAGGGCGGGTGATCTTCTATGCCGATCAGGTCACTCGGTCGATGCAGCATGCGATCGACGAAGGCCGCCGCCGGCGCGAAGTGCAGCAGGCCTACAACAGCGAGCACGGCATCGAGCCCAAGACCATCCTCAAGGACGTCCACAACCCGCTGGTGGCCCTCTCGAACCTCGACGCCTACGCGCCGGATCCTCGGCTGCTGGCGGAGGTGGCGGAGGGTGACGAAGTGCCCCTGCCCAAGCGCATTGCCCGCTTGGAGAAAGCGATGAAGGAAGCCGCCAAAAAACTCGAATTCGAGGAGGCGGCGGCGCTGAGGGATCAGGTCAAGGAGCTCAAAGAACTCCAGATCTACGGCAGCTAG
- a CDS encoding PBP1A family penicillin-binding protein, which translates to MSARFTTYNRSMDDSPSPDSRTPPESTENASASPQDGAAPDRPASARSVVKRPMPEAASRKWRLHWGIPLVVASILGVVGGLAFAAAIDVPEVESVADYRPSLITQLWARDGERFASFALERRILLEEGEVPDLLRDAVLAIEDANFLEHGGVDAMAVVRAQISNLRAGEIVSGAGTLTMQLARLLFLSREQTWSRKIEEAFLAVELEKNYSKEQILTLYLNLVNLGHGNYGVEAAARYFFGKSVDDLTLPEAATIAGIIQLPSRYSPYRRPELVERRRNRVLDRMLEEGFIEPAAHQAAIAAPLEVIQHQREERLGPYFAEEVRKYLEETYGSDAVTGGGLQVTTTLDPAAQRSAEKATREGLMRLDRRKGWRGAIEEVAAADGTLPDDLALPAWEGLEEVPVDRWLPGVITAIDQRTAEVRIAGETFTLGPEGYRWTRKRGPRSLFDVGDVAWFRLAAPETDDEPGEGESQEETAPVLMLEQEPEIEAATLVLESATGAVRAMVGGWDYDRNKFNRATQAKRQVGSSFKLFVFGAALEAGFTAADTLLDAPTAFLGGDNELSYKPRNYYRDYHGIITLRRAMELSANITAVKLQDIVSAASVIEFARRCGVTGDLPPFPSLALGVAEITPLEMAAAYAAVANHGTWVEPYLIERVETADGRVEELHSASTATAMEPRVAYLLTQMLEGVVDRGTANPLRDLDLDLAGKTGTTDDYTDAWFVGFTPRYTILTWVGYDRKRSLGRGMTGAEAAVPIWKALVENGLEDGWLQDGGNFTMPAGVTFEAIEYFSGLLPGPGAERMIEEAFITGTEPIREYDARWQTVMDLPWYQQEPFYLYKEGEREPIGFDDEDEESTEEGAALEES; encoded by the coding sequence ATGTCCGCCCGATTTACCACCTATAATCGCTCCATGGACGACTCCCCTTCCCCGGACTCCCGGACCCCGCCGGAAAGCACCGAAAACGCCTCGGCTTCACCGCAGGACGGCGCCGCGCCGGATCGCCCGGCCAGCGCCCGTAGCGTGGTGAAGCGCCCGATGCCTGAGGCGGCCAGCCGCAAGTGGCGCCTGCACTGGGGCATCCCCCTGGTCGTCGCCTCGATTCTGGGGGTGGTCGGCGGTCTCGCCTTCGCCGCCGCTATCGACGTACCGGAGGTCGAATCCGTCGCGGACTACCGGCCGAGCCTGATCACTCAGCTATGGGCCCGCGACGGCGAGCGCTTCGCCAGTTTCGCCCTGGAGCGCCGCATTCTGCTGGAAGAGGGCGAAGTGCCCGATCTGCTGCGCGACGCCGTGCTCGCCATCGAGGACGCCAACTTCCTGGAGCACGGCGGAGTGGACGCCATGGCGGTGGTTCGGGCGCAGATCTCGAATCTGCGGGCCGGCGAGATCGTTTCCGGCGCCGGCACCCTCACCATGCAGCTCGCGCGGCTGCTCTTCCTCAGCCGGGAACAGACCTGGAGCCGCAAGATCGAGGAGGCCTTCCTCGCCGTCGAGCTGGAGAAGAACTATTCGAAGGAGCAGATTCTCACTCTTTATCTCAACCTGGTGAATCTCGGCCACGGCAACTACGGCGTGGAAGCAGCGGCCCGCTACTTCTTCGGCAAGTCCGTCGACGATCTGACCCTGCCGGAAGCAGCCACCATCGCCGGCATCATTCAGTTACCGAGCCGCTACAGCCCCTACCGCCGGCCGGAACTGGTCGAACGGCGGCGCAACCGCGTCCTCGACCGCATGCTCGAAGAGGGTTTCATCGAGCCGGCAGCCCACCAGGCGGCGATCGCGGCGCCCCTCGAAGTGATCCAGCACCAGCGCGAGGAGCGCCTGGGGCCCTACTTCGCCGAGGAAGTACGGAAGTATCTGGAGGAGACCTACGGCAGCGATGCGGTGACCGGCGGCGGCCTGCAGGTCACCACCACCCTCGATCCAGCGGCGCAGCGCAGCGCCGAAAAAGCCACCCGCGAAGGCCTCATGCGCCTCGACCGGCGGAAGGGCTGGCGCGGCGCCATCGAAGAGGTAGCGGCGGCCGACGGCACCTTGCCGGACGACCTCGCCCTGCCCGCCTGGGAGGGCTTGGAGGAAGTGCCCGTCGACCGCTGGCTGCCGGGGGTGATCACCGCCATCGACCAGCGAACGGCCGAAGTGCGCATCGCCGGCGAGACCTTCACCCTCGGCCCGGAGGGCTACCGGTGGACCCGCAAGCGGGGACCACGGTCGCTATTCGACGTGGGGGACGTGGCCTGGTTCCGCCTGGCCGCTCCGGAAACCGACGACGAGCCAGGAGAAGGCGAAAGCCAGGAGGAGACCGCTCCGGTCTTGATGCTCGAACAGGAGCCGGAGATCGAGGCGGCGACGCTGGTGCTGGAGTCGGCCACCGGCGCCGTGCGGGCGATGGTCGGCGGTTGGGACTACGACCGCAACAAGTTCAACCGCGCCACACAGGCCAAGCGCCAAGTCGGATCCTCGTTCAAGCTGTTCGTTTTCGGCGCCGCTCTCGAGGCCGGCTTCACCGCCGCCGACACTTTGCTCGATGCCCCAACGGCTTTCCTCGGCGGCGACAACGAGCTGAGCTACAAGCCCCGCAACTACTACCGGGACTACCACGGCATCATCACCCTGCGGCGGGCGATGGAACTTTCCGCCAACATCACGGCGGTCAAACTGCAGGACATCGTGTCGGCGGCCAGCGTGATCGAGTTCGCGCGGCGATGCGGCGTGACCGGCGACCTACCGCCCTTCCCCAGCCTGGCCCTCGGGGTGGCGGAGATCACGCCCTTGGAGATGGCCGCTGCCTACGCTGCCGTCGCCAACCACGGCACCTGGGTGGAACCCTACTTGATCGAACGGGTGGAGACCGCCGACGGACGGGTGGAAGAACTGCACAGCGCCAGCACCGCCACGGCGATGGAGCCGCGGGTCGCGTACTTGCTGACCCAAATGCTGGAGGGGGTGGTCGACCGCGGCACCGCAAACCCCCTGCGCGACCTCGACCTCGACCTGGCCGGAAAGACCGGCACCACGGACGACTACACGGACGCCTGGTTCGTCGGATTCACGCCCCGCTACACCATCCTCACCTGGGTCGGGTACGACCGCAAGCGTTCCCTTGGCCGTGGAATGACCGGCGCCGAGGCGGCGGTGCCGATCTGGAAAGCCCTGGTCGAAAACGGCCTGGAGGACGGCTGGCTGCAGGACGGCGGCAATTTCACGATGCCCGCCGGCGTGACCTTCGAGGCCATCGAGTACTTCAGCGGCCTACTGCCCGGCCCGGGCGCCGAGCGGATGATCGAAGAGGCCTTCATCACCGGCACTGAACCGATCCGCGAGTACGACGCTCGCTGGCAGACGGTGATGGACCTTCCCTGGTACCAGCAAGAGCCTTTCTACCTGTACAAGGAAGGCGAGCGGGAACCGATCGGCTTCGACGACGAAGACGAGGAATCCACTGAGGAAGGTGCGGCCCTCGAAGAATCCTGA
- a CDS encoding methyltransferase domain-containing protein — protein MTAGTGISEDPVRTEGVAIDRFRGEPTRDLSDWRWLWSGDHRFPIESHRGPIGRLVVALKRLFSPFFRAPLADLWDRQRIFNLILLEHLEHGQSLRHEERLHHLERSFPAAVSDAMRHNDALFARVDQKLDRYRREASDLREILGSALASLEGSPVEGGGGNTAAGPAAALRRVIDEHGYVELERRFRGTEEEIRDRLARYLPHLSGHQPVLDLGCGRGEALAVLGEAGVEARGVDGSAAMVAHCRQRGLEVEEGDLFGALAAADPESLGAVVSFHVVEHLDPESLDALVRAAWRVLRPGGKLILETPNPLSVVVAARNFWLDPTHRRPVHPESLRLSYELAGFEVEHLELRPFPKEQRLPEIDLPELDPEQRRLADRINRLRDQLDDLLFGAQDYALIGTKKTETIGDSEP, from the coding sequence GTGACCGCCGGAACCGGGATCTCCGAGGATCCGGTTCGCACCGAAGGGGTCGCCATCGACCGCTTCCGGGGCGAACCGACGCGGGATCTCTCGGACTGGCGATGGCTTTGGAGTGGGGATCATCGATTCCCCATCGAAAGCCATCGCGGTCCCATCGGGCGCCTGGTCGTCGCCCTCAAGAGACTCTTCAGTCCGTTCTTCCGGGCGCCGCTGGCGGACCTCTGGGACCGCCAGCGGATCTTCAATCTCATCCTGCTGGAACATTTAGAGCACGGCCAGAGCCTGCGCCACGAGGAGCGGCTGCACCACCTGGAGCGTTCCTTCCCGGCGGCGGTGAGCGATGCCATGCGGCACAACGACGCGCTCTTTGCGCGGGTCGACCAGAAGCTCGATCGCTACCGGCGCGAAGCGTCGGACCTGCGCGAGATTCTCGGTTCCGCCCTCGCCAGCCTCGAGGGATCGCCCGTCGAGGGTGGTGGCGGGAATACCGCCGCCGGTCCGGCGGCGGCCCTTCGCCGGGTGATCGATGAGCACGGCTATGTGGAATTGGAGCGCCGATTCCGGGGCACCGAGGAGGAGATCCGCGACCGCTTGGCCCGCTACCTGCCGCATCTCTCAGGCCACCAACCGGTCCTCGACCTCGGCTGCGGTCGGGGGGAGGCGCTGGCGGTGCTCGGGGAAGCGGGCGTCGAGGCCCGCGGCGTGGACGGCAGCGCGGCGATGGTCGCCCACTGCCGCCAGCGAGGTCTGGAGGTGGAGGAGGGCGACCTGTTCGGGGCATTGGCCGCGGCGGATCCGGAGTCCCTCGGTGCGGTGGTCAGCTTTCACGTCGTCGAACACCTCGATCCGGAGTCCCTCGATGCCCTGGTACGCGCCGCCTGGCGGGTGCTGCGGCCCGGCGGCAAGCTGATCCTGGAAACTCCCAACCCCCTGTCGGTGGTGGTGGCGGCGCGCAACTTCTGGCTCGATCCCACCCATCGGCGGCCGGTGCATCCGGAAAGCCTACGCCTGAGCTACGAGCTGGCCGGTTTCGAGGTCGAACACCTGGAGCTGCGGCCCTTCCCCAAGGAGCAGCGGCTACCGGAGATCGATCTGCCGGAACTGGATCCGGAGCAGCGCCGCCTGGCGGACCGCATCAACCGGCTGCGCGACCAGCTCGACGACCTGCTATTCGGCGCCCAGGACTACGCCCTGATCGGCACCAAGAAAACCGAAACTATCGGAGATTCAGAGCCGTAG
- the rpsR gene encoding 30S ribosomal protein S18: MARGGKRVFFRRRKVCKFTSEHIEYIDYKDVKLLQQFIPERGKIMPRRITGTSARHQRMLSTAIKRARHLALLPFSTD; this comes from the coding sequence ATGGCACGCGGAGGCAAACGAGTCTTCTTCCGGCGGCGCAAGGTCTGCAAGTTCACGTCCGAACACATCGAGTACATCGACTACAAAGACGTGAAGCTGTTGCAGCAGTTCATCCCCGAACGCGGCAAGATCATGCCGCGACGGATCACCGGCACTTCGGCCCGTCACCAGCGCATGCTGTCCACGGCCATCAAGCGGGCGCGCCACCTGGCGCTCCTGCCGTTCTCCACGGATTAG
- a CDS encoding tetratricopeptide repeat protein — MNSDHPLKRQVPIIEAVRGIYQSRRSGLIEIEAEATGPGGEAQPKRRLFFADGELHLPQVNALARRLAPHLPIGSTGDSEELRSEVASLMERVAHLLHGWEASEYAFFEGNHLLPPDLVGPFPTAALLMEWAVMDLSHDDLLEQLGGGGNPFRAVSASPPEALAPLLSPDDLALLKRLTKPVELGPLVTEAADDATETLRRLGRLKAIGLVRGGTRSPVSQGTQPVPVDVLKSLADRVGRDLAARPVDLDSSEHRARLRDLLADSGGMTHYELFGIGQEAKDEDIHDAYDRVARLVHPSHAEGLHLEGREEALWLLFERATDAYLTLNDPSRRSRYNTHLGISLDPSPNRHQREGESQRLAVSYFRQGKSMLANEEYHFAVELLQQAVQADPKGEYYLALAESQEQNPNWLRRAAESYRRAIEMGSDEAAVWNALGRVHERMGQFEQARLQFGAALRRTPGDPEAEAGLARIEALRAPAKAAVTGGGGGVKSFLSRLLRKPQSQ; from the coding sequence ATGAACTCCGATCACCCCCTCAAGCGCCAGGTGCCGATCATCGAAGCGGTCCGCGGTATCTACCAGAGCCGCCGCAGCGGCCTGATCGAAATCGAGGCCGAGGCCACCGGTCCGGGCGGCGAAGCGCAGCCCAAACGCCGGCTGTTCTTCGCCGACGGCGAGCTGCACCTGCCGCAGGTGAACGCCCTTGCCCGGCGCTTGGCGCCGCACCTGCCGATCGGCAGCACCGGCGATTCGGAGGAGCTGCGCTCGGAGGTCGCTTCGCTAATGGAGCGGGTCGCTCACCTGCTGCACGGTTGGGAAGCCTCGGAGTACGCTTTCTTCGAGGGCAACCACCTGCTGCCGCCGGATCTCGTCGGCCCCTTCCCGACCGCCGCCCTGCTGATGGAGTGGGCGGTGATGGACCTCTCCCACGATGACCTGTTGGAACAGCTCGGCGGCGGCGGAAACCCTTTTCGGGCCGTGTCGGCGTCGCCGCCGGAGGCTCTCGCCCCGCTGCTGTCGCCGGACGATTTGGCCCTGCTCAAGCGTCTGACGAAGCCGGTGGAGCTGGGCCCGCTGGTGACCGAAGCGGCGGACGACGCCACCGAGACGCTGCGCCGCCTCGGTCGCCTCAAGGCCATCGGCCTGGTGCGGGGCGGCACCCGCTCACCGGTATCCCAGGGCACACAACCGGTGCCGGTGGACGTCCTCAAGAGCTTGGCCGACCGGGTCGGCCGCGATCTCGCCGCGCGGCCGGTGGACCTCGACTCCAGCGAACACCGAGCGCGGCTACGGGATCTGCTGGCGGACTCCGGCGGTATGACCCACTACGAGCTGTTCGGCATCGGTCAGGAAGCCAAGGACGAAGACATCCACGACGCCTACGACCGGGTGGCCCGGTTGGTCCATCCGAGCCATGCCGAGGGGCTCCATCTGGAAGGCCGGGAGGAGGCCCTGTGGCTCCTCTTCGAGCGCGCGACGGACGCCTACCTGACCCTGAACGACCCGTCCCGGCGCAGCCGCTACAACACCCACCTCGGAATCTCCCTCGACCCTTCTCCCAATCGTCACCAGCGCGAAGGGGAGTCCCAGCGCCTGGCGGTCAGCTACTTTCGGCAGGGCAAGAGCATGCTGGCGAACGAGGAGTATCACTTCGCCGTCGAGCTGCTGCAGCAGGCGGTGCAGGCGGATCCCAAGGGGGAGTACTACCTGGCCCTGGCGGAGTCCCAGGAGCAAAACCCCAACTGGCTGCGCCGAGCGGCCGAGAGCTATCGGCGAGCGATCGAGATGGGCTCCGACGAGGCCGCCGTGTGGAACGCCCTGGGCCGGGTACACGAGCGCATGGGGCAGTTTGAGCAGGCCCGGTTACAGTTCGGCGCCGCCCTACGGCGCACCCCGGGAGATCCCGAGGCGGAGGCCGGCCTGGCGCGCATCGAAGCTCTGCGGGCACCGGCCAAGGCTGCCGTCACCGGTGGTGGCGGAGGGGTCAAGTCTTTCCTCTCACGTCTTCTCCGCAAGCCTCAGAGCCAGTAG
- the rplI gene encoding 50S ribosomal protein L9 gives MDVILLSDRRNLGIRGDIVSVKPGYARNFLLPRGVALEATPGNLKYFQEQKAKIDARHAQERDEAAAIAAQLSEIRLEIAKRVGETETLYGSVTTSDIGAMLEEKGFEVNRRRINVDGGAIKTLGDHKVTVDLHTEVVAEIVVTVIPEE, from the coding sequence ATGGATGTCATTCTGCTCAGCGACCGGCGTAACCTGGGAATCCGCGGCGACATCGTCTCGGTGAAGCCCGGCTACGCCCGGAACTTTCTCCTGCCGCGCGGTGTCGCCCTCGAGGCGACCCCCGGAAACCTGAAGTATTTCCAGGAACAAAAGGCCAAGATCGACGCCCGCCACGCCCAGGAGCGGGACGAGGCGGCGGCCATCGCGGCGCAGCTCAGCGAGATCCGGCTGGAGATCGCCAAGCGGGTGGGTGAAACGGAAACCCTTTACGGTTCCGTCACCACCAGCGACATCGGCGCGATGCTCGAGGAGAAGGGCTTCGAGGTGAACCGCCGCCGGATCAACGTTGACGGCGGCGCCATCAAGACCCTGGGTGACCACAAGGTGACGGTGGACCTGCACACGGAAGTGGTCGCCGAAATCGTCGTCACGGTCATCCCCGAAGAGTAG
- the uvrC gene encoding excinuclease ABC subunit UvrC, whose translation MSWTDRLPQLPDQPGIYIFRGADGGALYVGKAKSLRKRVPAYQRPMEPRLAAMAAEAVDLEFVVTDSESEALLIENNWIKSNKPRYNVLLRDDKTYPYLKVTVQHDYPKIAFTRRVRDDGADYFGPYLPGGLARKAIKLVQKLFQVRVCHIQIDGKLARPCLYHGMRRCLGPCVDGLTTAEAYAAAVEQTRLFLAGRNNALVKRLKSDMWNASEALDYETAARLRDTLAEIEAIGQRRKLSSVAGEDVDVFGIYLAGGNAAVVVLVMRGGQVLDRRELFWEGVGSIAPERLLDEVLPQLYDRTTFIPKEVHLPLVIEGEEALVAWLGERKGQRVYLRVPARGPKAERVALAMRNARLAHRRRFREGQAAAGAMALGKHLRLPEAPRRIEGFDISHFQGGETVASVVVWEEGRILKKDYRSFNIRPEDEPGAAPRPRDRANDDVRSIRQAVSRRYRRRLEEVGEMPDLVLIDGGRGQLNGALEALAELGVEETPIAALAKREEEVYLPAQPAPLRLDRSDPGLLLLQRVRDEAHRFALSRHRNRRSRRTLASRLEEIPGVGPKRRRQLLTRFGSLAGVAAAPADELAALVGKKLAGRISTALADDAPAP comes from the coding sequence ATGTCCTGGACGGACCGCCTTCCCCAACTTCCTGACCAACCGGGGATCTACATCTTCCGCGGGGCCGACGGTGGTGCCCTCTACGTCGGCAAGGCCAAGTCCCTGCGCAAGCGGGTGCCGGCGTACCAGCGGCCGATGGAGCCGCGGCTGGCGGCAATGGCCGCCGAGGCGGTGGATCTCGAGTTCGTGGTGACGGATTCGGAATCCGAAGCGCTGCTGATCGAGAACAACTGGATCAAGAGCAACAAGCCGCGCTACAACGTCCTGCTGCGGGACGACAAGACCTACCCCTACCTTAAAGTCACCGTGCAGCACGACTACCCGAAGATCGCCTTCACCCGCCGGGTGCGCGACGACGGGGCCGACTACTTCGGCCCCTATCTGCCCGGCGGCCTGGCGCGCAAGGCGATCAAGCTGGTCCAGAAGCTGTTCCAGGTGCGGGTGTGCCACATCCAGATCGACGGCAAACTGGCGCGGCCGTGCTTGTACCACGGCATGAGGCGCTGCCTCGGGCCGTGCGTCGATGGGCTGACCACGGCGGAGGCTTACGCCGCCGCCGTCGAGCAGACCCGGTTGTTCCTCGCCGGCCGCAACAACGCCCTGGTCAAGCGCTTGAAGAGCGACATGTGGAACGCCTCCGAGGCCCTCGACTACGAGACGGCGGCGCGCCTGCGGGACACCCTGGCGGAGATCGAGGCGATCGGCCAGCGCCGCAAACTGTCCTCCGTCGCCGGCGAGGACGTCGATGTCTTCGGCATCTACCTGGCCGGCGGCAACGCCGCCGTGGTGGTGCTGGTGATGCGCGGCGGCCAGGTGCTCGACCGGCGTGAACTCTTCTGGGAAGGGGTTGGCTCCATCGCTCCGGAGCGTCTGCTGGACGAAGTGCTGCCGCAGCTCTACGACCGCACCACCTTCATCCCTAAGGAGGTCCACCTCCCGCTGGTGATCGAGGGCGAGGAAGCGCTGGTGGCGTGGCTCGGCGAGCGCAAGGGCCAGCGGGTGTATCTGCGGGTGCCGGCCCGCGGCCCGAAGGCCGAGCGGGTGGCCCTTGCGATGCGCAACGCCCGCCTGGCCCACCGGCGGCGGTTCCGCGAGGGGCAGGCTGCCGCCGGCGCGATGGCCCTCGGCAAGCATCTGCGGCTACCGGAGGCGCCGCGCCGCATCGAGGGCTTCGACATCTCGCATTTCCAGGGCGGTGAGACCGTCGCCTCGGTGGTGGTGTGGGAGGAGGGGAGGATCCTCAAGAAGGACTACCGCTCCTTCAACATCCGGCCGGAGGACGAGCCCGGAGCGGCTCCCCGGCCGCGCGACCGCGCCAACGACGACGTGCGCTCTATCCGCCAGGCGGTGTCTCGGCGCTACCGGCGGCGCCTGGAAGAAGTGGGCGAGATGCCCGATCTGGTGCTGATCGACGGCGGCCGTGGGCAGCTCAACGGCGCCCTCGAGGCGCTCGCCGAGTTGGGGGTGGAAGAGACCCCCATCGCCGCCCTGGCCAAGCGAGAGGAAGAGGTCTACCTGCCGGCCCAGCCGGCGCCGCTGCGCCTCGACCGCTCGGACCCCGGTCTCCTGCTGCTCCAGCGAGTGCGCGACGAAGCCCATCGCTTCGCTCTGTCGCGCCACCGCAACCGGCGCTCCCGGCGCACCCTGGCAAGCCGCCTGGAAGAGATCCCCGGCGTTGGCCCCAAGCGCCGTAGGCAACTCCTCACCCGCTTCGGCAGCCTGGCGGGGGTGGCCGCCGCGCCGGCCGACGAGTTGGCCGCGTTGGTGGGAAAGAAGCTGGCCGGGCGCATCTCTACCGCCCTGGCGGACGATGCCCCCGCGCCCTGA